One stretch of Deltaproteobacteria bacterium DNA includes these proteins:
- the cas1 gene encoding CRISPR-associated endonuclease Cas1 produces MGTLYLDRSGLELRIDGDAVALYTRGERSGTVPIGLLEKIVIKGEISLTSNVLGRLADAGVSVLMLSARHSRRVAFVHGRFHNDARIRLAHYRAVLDDEYALGWSRRIVRAKISAQVAFLKRAGDEKPEAKKDLFGPIAGLKSCGEALSNAVTTDGVRGLEGASARLYFAGLSHLFPPSLQFNGRNKRPPRDPVNAVLSLAYTLAHHEAVRACHLAGLDPLLGFLHKPAWGRESLACDLIEPFRPRLDAWVWGLFRERILRPEDFHRDKGAVLLGKAGRHRFYEAYEAKGPVWSRALIRLARALASSVTKKTPDLFLADEEDDS; encoded by the coding sequence ATGGGAACGCTCTATCTCGACCGTTCAGGCCTGGAACTCCGGATCGACGGGGACGCCGTGGCCCTTTACACGCGTGGTGAAAGGAGCGGCACGGTCCCGATTGGCCTGCTCGAAAAGATCGTCATCAAGGGGGAGATTTCCTTAACGAGCAATGTCCTTGGAAGGCTTGCTGATGCCGGGGTATCTGTTCTCATGCTTTCGGCCCGTCACTCGCGAAGGGTCGCATTCGTGCACGGACGATTCCACAACGACGCCCGTATCCGGCTCGCCCACTACCGGGCCGTCCTTGACGACGAATACGCGCTTGGCTGGTCCCGCCGTATCGTCCGTGCGAAGATATCAGCCCAGGTCGCCTTTTTGAAAAGGGCCGGAGACGAGAAGCCGGAGGCCAAAAAGGACCTTTTCGGCCCCATCGCCGGGCTCAAAAGCTGTGGTGAGGCCCTTTCAAACGCCGTCACCACCGACGGCGTACGAGGACTTGAGGGGGCCTCTGCAAGGCTCTATTTCGCGGGCCTTTCGCACCTCTTTCCGCCTTCGCTTCAATTCAACGGACGCAACAAGAGACCCCCTCGGGATCCTGTCAATGCAGTCCTTTCCCTCGCTTACACCCTTGCGCATCACGAGGCCGTGAGGGCCTGCCATCTGGCCGGCCTTGATCCGCTCCTCGGCTTTCTCCACAAGCCGGCCTGGGGCCGGGAATCCCTTGCCTGCGATCTCATTGAGCCCTTTCGGCCCAGGCTGGATGCCTGGGTGTGGGGGTTATTCCGCGAAAGGATCCTCAGACCTGAGGATTTCCACCGGGACAAGGGTGCGGTCCTCCTCGGCAAGGCCGGACGTCACCGTTTCTACGAGGCATACGAGGCAAAGGGCCCAGTCTGGAGCCGGGCCCTCATCAGGCTCGCCCGTGCCCTTGCCTCCTCCGTGACGAAAAAGACCCC